In Mastigocladopsis repens PCC 10914, a single window of DNA contains:
- the ilvD gene encoding dihydroxy-acid dehydratase, giving the protein MSENLRSQVVTQGVQRSPNRAMLRAVGFKDEDFTKAIVGIANGYSTITPCNMGINKLAQRAEIGIKHAGAMPQMFGTITISDGISMGTEGMKYSLVSREVIADSIETACNGQSMDGVLAIGGCDKNMPGALIAIARMNIPAIFVYGGTIKPGNYNGRDLTVISAFEAVGQYMADKMDEKDFLEVERRACPGAGSCGGMYTANTMSSAIEAMGMSLPYSSTMAAEDEEKAESTEKSAFVLVEAIRKQILPRQIITRQSLENAISVVMAVGGSTNAVLHMLAIAHAAGIELTLNDFETIRARVPVLCDLKPSGRYVATDLHKVGGIPQVMKMLLVHDLLHGDCLTITGQTVAEALADVPEEPPANQDVIRPWNNPMYQQGHLAILRGNLATEGAVAKITGVKIPKITGPARVFESEEACLDAILEKKINPGDVLVIRYEGPRGGPGMREMLAPTSAIIGAGLGDSVGLITDGRFSGGTYGMVVGHVAPEAAVGGAIALVEEGDTITIDAHARSLHLHVSDEELARRRANWQPRPPVYTRGVLAKYTKLVSSSSLGAVTDLGLF; this is encoded by the coding sequence ATGTCAGAGAATTTAAGAAGCCAAGTTGTAACGCAAGGAGTGCAGCGATCGCCTAACCGGGCAATGCTGCGTGCTGTTGGTTTTAAAGACGAGGATTTCACCAAAGCCATTGTTGGCATTGCCAATGGCTACAGTACTATCACCCCCTGCAACATGGGGATCAATAAACTGGCGCAAAGAGCAGAGATTGGCATCAAACATGCTGGGGCAATGCCGCAAATGTTCGGCACAATTACCATTAGCGATGGCATTTCGATGGGAACCGAAGGGATGAAATATTCCCTGGTCTCGCGGGAAGTCATTGCTGACTCAATAGAAACCGCCTGCAATGGGCAAAGTATGGACGGTGTTCTTGCGATTGGCGGTTGTGATAAAAATATGCCAGGGGCGCTTATTGCTATTGCTCGCATGAACATCCCCGCCATCTTTGTTTATGGTGGTACTATCAAACCCGGAAACTACAATGGACGCGACTTGACTGTTATCAGCGCCTTTGAAGCGGTAGGTCAATACATGGCTGATAAAATGGACGAGAAGGATTTCTTAGAAGTCGAGAGAAGGGCTTGTCCAGGCGCTGGTTCCTGTGGTGGAATGTACACGGCAAACACCATGTCTAGTGCTATTGAAGCTATGGGGATGAGCCTACCTTATTCCTCCACAATGGCAGCAGAAGATGAAGAAAAAGCCGAAAGTACTGAAAAATCTGCCTTCGTCCTGGTGGAAGCTATTCGCAAGCAGATTTTGCCCCGCCAGATTATCACCCGCCAATCTTTAGAAAATGCCATTTCTGTAGTCATGGCGGTAGGAGGTTCGACAAACGCCGTGTTACATATGCTGGCGATCGCTCATGCTGCTGGTATAGAACTTACTCTGAACGACTTTGAAACTATCCGCGCTCGTGTCCCGGTTTTGTGTGATTTAAAACCCAGCGGTCGGTATGTAGCTACAGACTTGCACAAAGTAGGTGGCATTCCCCAAGTCATGAAAATGCTACTTGTACATGACTTGCTACACGGGGACTGCTTAACCATAACTGGGCAAACAGTTGCGGAAGCCTTAGCTGATGTACCAGAAGAACCACCTGCCAATCAAGATGTCATCCGTCCTTGGAATAACCCGATGTATCAACAAGGACACTTAGCTATTCTCCGAGGAAACTTGGCGACAGAAGGGGCTGTCGCTAAAATTACTGGGGTAAAAATCCCCAAAATTACAGGACCAGCACGGGTGTTTGAATCTGAGGAAGCTTGCTTGGATGCAATTCTGGAAAAGAAAATAAACCCAGGAGATGTCCTCGTCATCCGCTACGAAGGACCTAGAGGTGGTCCCGGTATGCGGGAAATGCTAGCTCCTACCTCGGCAATTATTGGTGCTGGTTTAGGTGATTCCGTGGGACTCATTACTGATGGGCGTTTTTCTGGTGGTACCTATGGCATGGTTGTTGGTCACGTTGCGCCAGAAGCCGCAGTTGGGGGTGCGATCGCTCTAGTGGAAGAAGGCGATACCATCACCATTGATGCCCATGCTCGCTCACTGCATTTACACGTATCTGATGAAGAGTTAGCCCGTCGTCGTGCCAATTGGCAGCCACGTCCACCTGTTTACACTAGGGGTGTACTGGCAAAATATACCAAATTGGTTTCCTCCAGCAGTCTTGGTGCAGTAACGGATTTGGGATTGTTTTAA
- a CDS encoding S8 family serine peptidase, giving the protein MNPENKISPAFEPFLAEMGQDDKRDAIVIYEAPPIEGLPPRGRLRELKKRMFQVQQQAAIRVAAEIFDEYHEASQDLGYEDEPLEFSTIGAGALPVATVEVTPKTLEALVEQPNVVAILPNQKIHLIQPRRIEYSELFTEENKDNVTWGLKQLEIPKLWETTTGENINVAVLDTGVYAAHPALKKRVKEFVVIDSLGRRINASPAFDYGQHGTHVCGTIAGGQTSKGLSIGVAPQANLLVAGVLMGDTTLRTLLEGISWAIERGADIINMSLGLSYYEPLFAEVLDILVRQYGILPVVAIGNENHGNTSSPGNAYNAFSVGAIEKLPDNKVDVAFFSSGASLVFPGDELNGLVTKPDVVAPGAQVYSCIPPTKTPHGTYEYNYMDGTSMATPHVAGVAALLMADQPTASVADIINALKETAKHPGGSGRRPDNRWGWGLLQPFEALKALS; this is encoded by the coding sequence ATGAATCCAGAAAACAAAATATCACCCGCTTTCGAGCCGTTTCTTGCCGAGATGGGGCAGGATGACAAGCGAGATGCAATTGTGATCTACGAAGCACCGCCCATTGAAGGTTTGCCGCCACGGGGTCGTCTACGCGAACTGAAAAAGAGGATGTTTCAGGTTCAACAGCAGGCGGCTATCCGAGTAGCCGCAGAGATTTTTGATGAATATCACGAAGCTAGCCAGGATCTTGGGTACGAAGATGAACCTTTAGAGTTTTCTACGATTGGTGCTGGCGCATTGCCAGTGGCGACAGTTGAAGTGACTCCCAAGACCTTAGAAGCTTTGGTGGAACAACCCAATGTGGTTGCTATTTTACCTAATCAAAAAATTCATCTAATCCAACCCCGGAGAATAGAGTATTCTGAGCTATTCACCGAGGAAAACAAAGACAACGTGACTTGGGGATTGAAACAGCTTGAAATTCCTAAATTGTGGGAGACAACCACGGGCGAGAATATCAATGTGGCGGTGCTAGATACAGGCGTGTATGCGGCTCATCCAGCACTCAAAAAACGAGTCAAAGAGTTTGTGGTTATTGATTCCCTTGGTAGGCGGATTAATGCCTCTCCAGCTTTTGACTACGGACAGCACGGTACTCATGTTTGTGGCACCATCGCTGGAGGTCAGACCTCAAAAGGTCTGTCTATTGGCGTTGCGCCGCAAGCTAATCTGCTAGTTGCTGGTGTGCTAATGGGAGATACAACTTTGCGAACCTTGTTGGAAGGTATTTCTTGGGCGATCGAAAGAGGAGCAGATATTATCAATATGTCCCTTGGTTTAAGTTACTACGAACCATTGTTTGCCGAGGTACTTGACATACTTGTGAGGCAGTATGGTATTTTACCTGTAGTAGCGATCGGCAATGAAAACCACGGTAATACTAGCTCACCTGGCAATGCTTATAATGCCTTCAGTGTGGGTGCAATAGAAAAACTGCCAGACAACAAGGTTGATGTCGCATTCTTTAGTAGCGGGGCGAGCCTCGTGTTCCCTGGAGATGAGCTAAATGGTTTGGTTACAAAGCCAGACGTTGTTGCTCCAGGTGCTCAGGTTTACTCATGCATACCGCCGACGAAAACACCTCACGGAACCTACGAATACAACTATATGGATGGCACTTCTATGGCAACTCCCCATGTTGCAGGCGTCGCAGCTTTATTAATGGCAGATCAGCCAACAGCATCTGTAGCGGATATCATTAATGCACTCAAGGAAACGGCAAAACACCCTGGGGGAAGCGGTCGTCGCCCTGATAATCGTTGGGGATGGGGTTTACTCCAACCCTTTGAAGCTTTAAAGGCTCTTAGTTAA
- a CDS encoding NAD(P)/FAD-dependent oxidoreductase, whose protein sequence is MKTYDWIVVGAGITGATLAYELAKGGCKVLLLEQDATPQNATRYSYGGLAFWSGTTPLTCQLYDEGIARHRILSQELDTDTEFRELDLLLTISTDADPKAVATSYTRFAIPPKLLNIKEACELEPLLNQEAIAGALTVKHGHIHPEKTTQAYIEAFVRAGGEMEITQVLQILHRGVKTTKEVYYSANTVICAGGLSRQLLKSSGIFTKLYFTHAEMIETPPVDVQLRTLVMPANLRRFQLEADSTKNDDQLWEQPGLELVPSILDAGAVQFRDGSFRFGQVSRALTDPYAKIDSKQSEASLRASIRKILPKLGNLPGTWHHCLVSFSHDALPLIGLIPEREGVHVFSGFSNPLVIVPPLAQRFAASVFGNKDEMIPKFSPARFQSF, encoded by the coding sequence ATGAAAACCTACGACTGGATTGTTGTTGGTGCTGGTATTACGGGTGCTACACTCGCCTACGAACTGGCGAAAGGTGGCTGTAAAGTGCTTTTATTAGAGCAAGATGCAACGCCACAGAACGCAACTCGTTATAGTTATGGTGGTTTAGCCTTTTGGTCTGGTACGACTCCACTCACTTGCCAACTGTACGATGAGGGGATAGCACGTCATCGCATCCTGTCGCAAGAGTTGGACACCGATACTGAGTTTCGGGAGCTAGACTTATTGTTGACCATTTCCACTGATGCTGATCCAAAAGCTGTAGCGACGTCCTATACTCGTTTTGCTATCCCTCCCAAATTACTTAATATTAAGGAAGCCTGTGAATTAGAACCACTGTTGAATCAGGAGGCAATTGCTGGTGCTTTAACTGTCAAACATGGTCATATCCACCCAGAAAAAACGACCCAAGCATACATAGAAGCCTTTGTGCGTGCTGGCGGGGAAATGGAGATTACCCAGGTCTTACAAATACTACATAGAGGAGTTAAGACAACAAAAGAGGTATACTACAGCGCTAACACGGTAATATGCGCTGGTGGACTGAGCCGACAGCTACTTAAATCATCTGGCATTTTTACCAAGCTGTATTTCACTCACGCAGAAATGATTGAAACTCCACCTGTGGATGTGCAACTGCGTACCTTAGTTATGCCAGCGAATCTCAGACGGTTCCAATTAGAAGCAGATTCCACTAAAAATGATGATCAATTGTGGGAACAACCAGGTCTTGAGCTAGTACCATCTATCTTAGATGCAGGCGCAGTTCAATTTCGAGATGGTAGTTTTCGCTTTGGTCAAGTGAGCCGCGCTCTCACAGACCCTTATGCCAAAATTGACTCAAAGCAAAGCGAAGCTTCATTAAGAGCAAGCATCAGAAAAATTTTGCCTAAATTAGGTAATCTACCAGGAACTTGGCATCATTGTTTGGTGTCATTCAGTCATGATGCACTTCCCTTGATTGGTCTTATCCCAGAGCGCGAAGGCGTTCATGTTTTCTCTGGTTTCAGCAATCCCCTTGTGATTGTGCCACCCTTGGCTCAACGCTTTGCTGCCTCTGTCTTTGGAAACAAAGACGAAATGATTCCCAAATTTTCTCCGGCTCGCTTTCAAAGTTTCTGA